Proteins encoded in a region of the Candidatus Omnitrophota bacterium genome:
- a CDS encoding FMN-binding protein — protein sequence MRTRVKVVVVLTMVCLLLHVGAFAGDKGFSDIPDGVYRGEAEDYGGPILKLDVTISGGKIVDINVLTDGWEPYFTQGIDVIDDVIDRQSVDVDAVTGATITSKAILDAIESAISSARKK from the coding sequence ATGAGGACACGGGTGAAGGTAGTAGTCGTTCTGACTATGGTCTGTCTTTTGCTCCATGTGGGAGCGTTTGCCGGGGACAAGGGGTTTAGTGACATCCCGGACGGGGTATACCGGGGAGAGGCTGAGGACTACGGAGGCCCCATCCTCAAGCTTGATGTTACGATAAGTGGCGGTAAGATAGTCGATATCAATGTGTTGACGGATGGGTGGGAGCCCTATTTTACGCAAGGCATTGATGTGATCGATGATGTGATAGACCGCCAGAGCGTTGATGTCGATGCGGTAACGGGTGCGACCATTACCAGTAAAGCCATACTTGACGCTATTGAGAGCGCTATATCTTCTGCGCGTAAAAAGTAA
- a CDS encoding PilZ domain-containing protein: MKKCPFCGAEIIIEAVKCRYCGETVDAEALEKMKKSASSDFERRRGKRVSRKIVVGFREKFSPAWDMVTIHNLGVNGALFYYDKKLAEGTLVDLKINFPTFERPILCSGKVVRIQKDTNAPVYLLAVAFMDLGEMERECLRRYTIEAE, translated from the coding sequence ATGAAAAAATGTCCATTCTGCGGAGCGGAGATCATCATAGAGGCCGTTAAATGTAGATATTGCGGTGAAACGGTCGACGCGGAAGCCCTCGAAAAGATGAAGAAAAGCGCGTCTTCGGATTTTGAAAGAAGAAGAGGCAAAAGGGTTTCCAGGAAGATAGTCGTAGGATTCAGGGAAAAGTTCTCCCCGGCCTGGGACATGGTGACCATACATAACCTGGGCGTGAATGGCGCGCTTTTCTATTATGACAAGAAACTTGCCGAAGGGACCCTTGTCGATCTGAAAATAAATTTCCCGACTTTCGAACGTCCAATTCTTTGCTCGGGAAAAGTAGTACGCATACAGAAGGACACGAACGCGCCGGTATATCTTCTGGCTGTGGCTTTTATGGACCTTGGGGAGATGGAACGGGAATGCTTGAGGAGATATACCATAGAAGCTGAATAG
- a CDS encoding response regulator: MAKRILAIDDDKGLLSLLQFNLEAEGYEIQTLADPMRTEEYIDKFKPDLMIIDILMPGRSGFNILDDFKREGKYQGIPKIFLTCLDDDIEKMVARGCGVENYITKPFKPAELLKVIKNILG, from the coding sequence ATGGCAAAGAGGATACTGGCTATCGACGACGATAAAGGGCTATTAAGCCTGCTTCAATTCAATCTTGAGGCTGAAGGGTATGAGATACAGACACTTGCTGACCCGATGCGGACAGAGGAGTACATAGATAAGTTCAAGCCGGATCTTATGATAATAGATATCCTGATGCCCGGACGTTCGGGGTTCAACATACTGGACGATTTCAAGCGTGAAGGTAAATACCAGGGTATACCAAAGATATTCCTTACATGTCTTGATGACGATATCGAAAAAATGGTGGCAAGGGGCTGTGGGGTGGAAAATTATATTACAAAGCCCTTTAAACCAGCAGAACTCCTCAAGGTCATTAAGAACATTCTCGGCTAA
- a CDS encoding cation diffusion facilitator family transporter yields the protein MTKGIESTGIDGQKQQLFAARVSMFGSIALFIISATVGIWVDSMTLILDASASLVILVTASLMHFSIKKIHCPPDGLYNFGYHKYEPLTVAVQNGLIIGTCVISVKYAIQDIVHAEDIHSYSMPAIATFLSGVLGVFITLYLKGIFRRTKVQMIKAASLHWLIDTVLSFSVCAGFLVGLATQSLGYSGITPYVDPVMAILLALFFVSMPFRGAANSLFELLDAAPGEDIRDKVKKAVERCMPDVFGVDRLRVRKAGQKVFVDVCFLVSEDLTVMRVEELADVFEKELKLQLSGCDAVVCFKPKR from the coding sequence ATGACGAAAGGGATAGAGTCTACGGGTATAGACGGGCAAAAACAACAGCTTTTTGCCGCAAGGGTCTCGATGTTCGGCTCAATTGCCTTGTTTATTATCTCGGCCACTGTCGGTATCTGGGTCGACTCTATGACCTTAATACTGGATGCGTCGGCTAGCCTGGTGATACTGGTTACGGCGTCCCTGATGCATTTCTCGATAAAAAAAATACACTGTCCTCCCGACGGCTTATATAATTTTGGATATCATAAATACGAACCGCTGACAGTCGCTGTCCAGAACGGTTTGATCATTGGTACCTGCGTTATCAGCGTAAAATATGCTATACAGGATATTGTGCACGCGGAAGACATACACAGCTACAGCATGCCGGCAATAGCGACTTTCCTGTCCGGAGTACTGGGCGTATTTATCACGCTTTACCTTAAAGGGATCTTTCGCCGTACAAAAGTGCAAATGATCAAAGCGGCAAGTTTACACTGGCTTATTGACACCGTATTGTCTTTCAGCGTGTGCGCGGGATTTCTCGTTGGATTGGCCACGCAATCTCTGGGATACAGTGGGATAACGCCTTACGTTGACCCTGTAATGGCTATTCTGCTAGCGTTATTTTTTGTCTCAATGCCTTTTAGGGGTGCGGCCAATAGTTTGTTTGAATTGCTGGATGCCGCTCCGGGAGAAGATATCCGCGATAAAGTAAAGAAAGCGGTCGAGAGATGCATGCCTGATGTGTTCGGCGTGGATCGTTTAAGGGTAAGGAAGGCCGGGCAAAAAGTATTTGTGGATGTATGTTTCCTGGTCAGCGAGGATCTTACGGTCATGCGGGTAGAAGAGCTGGCCGATGTTTTTGAAAAAGAACTCAAACTCCAGCTATCCGGCTGTGACGCGGTTGTGTGTTTTAAGCCCAAAAGATAA
- a CDS encoding NAD(P)H-hydrate dehydratase, which yields MIEGHDHIGAMRARRADAHKGDLGKVLVIAGSSGMTGAAFLCSQAALRSGSGLVTCGVPSSLNDIMEVKLTEVMTVPLPETKNRSLSSRARDSIMDLAVKADVVAIGPGLGREEETRELVLELLGNISIPVVLDADGLNALGGETELLRKRTYRTVITPHPGEMARLLTESVDFIQENRTEVAKRVAEVTGAIVCLKGHGTIVASPEGGIYRNVTGNSGMATGGTGDVLTGMVASFIGQGLDDYGATVCAVYLHGLAGDIAAEKMGQSPMIASDLIDCLPEAFKKAGI from the coding sequence ATGATCGAAGGGCATGATCATATAGGCGCGATGAGGGCGCGAAGGGCCGACGCGCATAAGGGAGATCTCGGTAAAGTGCTTGTTATAGCCGGGTCCTCGGGAATGACGGGAGCCGCTTTTTTATGTTCACAGGCGGCGTTGCGTTCGGGCAGCGGGCTTGTGACATGTGGCGTACCGTCCTCTTTGAACGATATCATGGAAGTGAAGCTTACGGAAGTTATGACGGTCCCTTTGCCGGAAACTAAGAACCGGTCTCTCAGTTCAAGGGCCAGGGATAGCATAATGGACCTTGCGGTTAAAGCTGATGTGGTCGCGATCGGACCCGGGCTGGGCAGGGAAGAAGAAACTCGGGAGCTCGTGCTGGAACTTCTTGGTAACATATCGATCCCCGTTGTCCTTGACGCTGACGGATTGAACGCCCTTGGCGGAGAAACGGAATTATTGAGAAAAAGGACGTACAGGACCGTAATAACGCCTCATCCCGGAGAAATGGCGCGGCTTTTGACCGAGAGCGTGGATTTTATCCAGGAGAACCGTACCGAGGTGGCAAAGAGGGTCGCGGAAGTGACGGGGGCCATTGTTTGCCTCAAGGGCCATGGGACCATAGTGGCTTCTCCCGAAGGTGGTATTTACAGGAACGTGACGGGTAATTCAGGTATGGCCACTGGCGGTACGGGAGATGTCCTGACCGGTATGGTAGCGTCATTCATAGGGCAGGGATTGGATGACTACGGCGCTACGGTTTGCGCGGTATATCTGCATGGTCTTGCCGGGGATATCGCCGCTGAGAAAATGGGACAATCTCCCATGATAGCGTCGGACCTGATAGATTGCCTGCCTGAGGCGTTCAAGAAGGCCGGGATCTAA
- the acpS gene encoding holo-ACP synthase, whose protein sequence is MDVLGIGIDAVKVDRFRKAVESYGEVFLRKIFTGNELSYADLKKDHSMHMAGKFAAKEAVKKALPDGARIGLSWADIEILNQDDGKPYVMLHGEADKIVKKHGIKKVLVSISHTRDLATANAVVVGDDRRA, encoded by the coding sequence ATGGATGTTCTCGGTATCGGTATAGACGCGGTGAAAGTGGATCGTTTCAGGAAAGCCGTTGAGTCATATGGCGAGGTTTTTCTCCGGAAGATATTCACGGGGAATGAGCTCAGCTACGCCGATCTGAAAAAAGACCATTCGATGCATATGGCGGGTAAATTCGCCGCTAAAGAAGCGGTAAAGAAAGCCCTACCCGATGGCGCTCGCATAGGCCTGAGCTGGGCGGACATAGAGATACTCAACCAGGATGACGGCAAGCCTTATGTGATGTTACACGGCGAGGCGGACAAAATAGTAAAAAAACACGGGATAAAAAAAGTGCTTGTGAGCATATCCCATACAAGGGACCTTGCGACCGCGAACGCGGTGGTGGTGGGCGATGATCGAAGGGCATGA
- a CDS encoding pyridoxine 5'-phosphate synthase, which produces MVKLGVNIDHVATVREARKTFEPDPVQAALESEKAGADGIVCHLRKDRRHIQDNDLVLLREKVGTRLNMEMSVDSEIVDIACRIKPDQATIVPENRMEVTTEGGLDVVANMDRVSRVVQKLRASGIEVSLFIDPEKEQIDASLVSGAGMIEFHTGRYAQRYDAGEDHDPELKVLTDLTGYAMDKGLTVCAGHGLTYDNVRNIALIPGMYELNIGHSIISRSVFRGISAAVKEMKELL; this is translated from the coding sequence GTGGTTAAATTAGGGGTTAATATCGACCATGTCGCTACTGTTCGCGAAGCACGTAAGACGTTCGAACCGGATCCCGTACAGGCGGCACTTGAGAGCGAGAAGGCTGGAGCGGACGGCATAGTGTGCCATCTCAGGAAGGATAGGAGGCATATACAGGATAATGATCTTGTTCTTCTCAGGGAAAAAGTCGGGACACGCCTTAATATGGAGATGTCCGTTGACAGCGAGATAGTGGATATCGCCTGCAGGATCAAGCCAGACCAGGCCACCATTGTCCCGGAGAACCGCATGGAGGTCACCACCGAGGGTGGTTTGGATGTAGTCGCTAATATGGACAGGGTGTCCCGAGTGGTCCAGAAGCTTAGGGCGAGCGGGATAGAGGTCAGTCTTTTTATAGATCCGGAAAAAGAGCAGATAGACGCTTCCCTCGTGTCCGGCGCCGGTATGATCGAGTTCCATACGGGACGGTACGCCCAGAGATATGACGCCGGGGAGGATCACGATCCTGAACTAAAGGTTCTTACAGACCTTACCGGGTATGCTATGGATAAAGGGCTTACGGTATGCGCAGGACACGGACTTACATATGATAATGTCCGTAATATCGCGCTTATACCCGGCATGTACGAGCTCAACATTGGTCATTCAATAATATCCAGGTCAGTTTTTCGCGGGATAAGCGCGGCTGTAAAAGAAATGAAGGAGCTCTTGTGA
- a CDS encoding YbbR-like domain-containing protein: MNLYKVIFNNVWAKLIALVLAIATWFYVFDLVNSDSFLQKSDDAEEAFFRNKFTMKELQIKPVFYGKSPDGYRVIFDKVVLDPSELAVFGPDNVLAGITELRTQKIDLNEYTRSTRLRVGIDADSGLLKLEDKVIDVYLPVESVSGKRAVTEKIAVPETIPSQSSPEQPVPAEGATSG; encoded by the coding sequence ATGAATTTATATAAAGTGATATTCAATAACGTATGGGCAAAGCTTATCGCCTTAGTGCTGGCCATAGCCACGTGGTTCTATGTTTTTGATCTCGTGAACAGTGACTCTTTCCTGCAAAAATCAGATGATGCGGAAGAGGCGTTCTTCCGGAATAAGTTCACGATGAAGGAATTGCAGATTAAACCGGTCTTTTACGGTAAGTCCCCGGACGGGTACAGGGTCATATTCGATAAAGTAGTGCTCGATCCGTCCGAGTTGGCCGTTTTTGGTCCGGACAACGTGCTTGCGGGTATTACCGAACTAAGGACCCAGAAGATAGACCTCAATGAGTATACGCGTAGTACCAGGCTAAGAGTAGGCATAGATGCCGATTCCGGGCTGCTTAAGCTGGAAGATAAGGTCATTGATGTATACCTGCCAGTGGAAAGCGTAAGCGGTAAGCGTGCCGTTACCGAGAAGATCGCGGTACCGGAAACGATCCCCTCACAATCATCCCCAGAACAGCCCGTGCCGGCGGAGGGTGCGACCAGTGGTTAA
- the cdaA gene encoding diadenylate cyclase CdaA — MELFFVSWEMILEISILWGVYYLVYLLLKGTAAEQVLKGVIIISAVIMLTRGLNLVIINWLLTRLLAISVLAFLIIFQPEIRRGLARIGRFGIFAEEREILGEIAKASVVLSKKKTGGLIAIEREIGLRRYVESGVSIDSRVTSELINTIFTPTTPLHDGGIIISEQRLEAAACLFPLTQNPNVPKTMGTRHRAALGLSEETDAAIIVISEETGKISLAMGGKITEDLDHKNIARILEKAYMPRVRKSSVLSVIKKILSKKEDAQGMA; from the coding sequence ATGGAATTATTCTTTGTGTCCTGGGAAATGATACTCGAGATAAGCATACTATGGGGAGTTTACTATCTTGTCTATCTACTCCTCAAGGGTACCGCGGCCGAACAGGTGCTTAAGGGCGTTATCATAATTTCGGCCGTTATAATGCTTACCAGAGGGCTTAACCTTGTAATAATCAACTGGCTTCTTACGCGACTTCTGGCCATATCCGTGCTGGCCTTCCTGATAATATTCCAACCGGAGATAAGAAGGGGTCTTGCGAGGATAGGTCGCTTTGGCATTTTCGCGGAAGAACGCGAGATACTGGGAGAGATCGCGAAAGCCAGTGTTGTGCTGTCGAAGAAAAAAACGGGCGGACTTATCGCGATAGAACGCGAGATAGGGCTCAGGCGTTATGTGGAGAGTGGGGTAAGCATAGATTCAAGGGTGACCAGCGAGCTTATCAACACCATCTTCACCCCGACCACGCCCCTGCACGACGGGGGTATAATCATATCCGAGCAAAGACTGGAAGCCGCGGCTTGTCTTTTTCCTTTAACGCAGAACCCGAACGTTCCCAAGACCATGGGCACCAGGCACAGGGCCGCACTAGGTCTTAGCGAAGAGACCGATGCCGCTATAATAGTTATAAGCGAGGAGACCGGCAAAATATCATTGGCGATGGGAGGTAAGATAACGGAAGATCTTGACCATAAGAACATCGCCCGGATACTTGAAAAAGCTTATATGCCGAGGGTAAGAAAAAGTTCCGTATTATCGGTCATCAAAAAGATCCTTTCCAAAAAAGAGGACGCGCAGGGAATGGCATGA
- the folP gene encoding dihydropteroate synthase, translating into MDEKDMLLKDHVLPIGKRTCIMGILNVTPDSFSDGGKYLNKDRAVAKALEMSEAGADIIDIGGESTRPGAEPVSAEEEIGRVLPVINALKGIVKTPMSIDTYKSSVAKKALEAGVELVNDITALTGDPEMGAVVAEYGASVVLMHMKGTPVTMQDGPKYRNVIEEVYDFLKSAVDRAVEAGIPANKIIVDPGIGFGKTLEHNLAIIKALARFKELDKPILIGLSRKSFIGSITGKGPDSREFGTAGASAVAVLNGADILRVHDIGQIKEVCLVVDAIKGR; encoded by the coding sequence ATGGACGAGAAAGATATGTTACTTAAGGACCACGTGCTCCCCATAGGGAAAAGAACATGTATTATGGGGATACTGAACGTGACGCCTGATTCGTTCTCGGACGGGGGAAAATATCTGAATAAGGACCGGGCTGTTGCCAAGGCCCTTGAAATGAGCGAGGCGGGCGCGGATATAATCGATATAGGTGGTGAATCAACAAGGCCTGGTGCGGAGCCGGTGAGCGCGGAGGAAGAAATAGGTCGTGTGCTACCGGTAATAAACGCGCTCAAGGGGATAGTTAAGACGCCGATGTCCATAGATACCTACAAGAGCTCCGTAGCGAAGAAAGCTCTTGAGGCCGGGGTGGAGTTAGTTAATGACATAACCGCGCTTACCGGTGATCCTGAGATGGGAGCGGTGGTCGCGGAGTACGGCGCGTCCGTTGTCCTTATGCATATGAAAGGTACGCCTGTAACTATGCAGGACGGCCCGAAATACAGGAACGTGATCGAGGAAGTATATGATTTTTTGAAGTCCGCTGTTGACAGGGCGGTCGAGGCCGGCATCCCGGCCAACAAGATTATAGTGGACCCTGGAATAGGTTTTGGGAAGACGCTGGAACATAATCTTGCTATAATAAAAGCGCTGGCCAGGTTCAAGGAGCTGGACAAGCCCATTCTCATAGGGCTTTCACGTAAATCGTTCATAGGCAGTATAACCGGGAAGGGCCCGGATTCAAGAGAGTTCGGCACGGCAGGGGCTTCTGCCGTGGCGGTATTGAACGGGGCCGATATCCTTAGGGTGCATGATATCGGCCAGATAAAAGAAGTTTGTCTTGTGGTCGACGCCATAAAAGGTAGATAA
- the ftsH gene encoding ATP-dependent zinc metalloprotease FtsH: protein MEEQNDFEMKEIKKKLTRKKTSPGKGPMKKGNNNMPDRFVWVLIIAGLLMIFQWVFASLEETAGELTYKVFYGMVEANPDNGDIVSAVKIDDRVMGKLSSGKRFIVNIIPGDKDLVDLMRRNIPDFDVRPPQTFLSNLFYSLGPMILFILFLWFFIYRGAASGGGKMLSFGKSKARLATADKRKVTFNDVAGIEEAKEELKEVIEFLKDPRKFQRLGGKMPKGVLLMGPPGTGKTLLAKAVAGEANVPFFSMSGSDFVEMFVGVGASRVRDLFEQAKKSVKASQKGCILFIDEIDAVGRQRFSGIGGGHDEREQTLNALLSEMDGFDTATGVILIAATNRPDVLDSALLRPGRFDRQIVVDLPDIVGRNDILKVHAGNILMEKGLDLYKIAQQTAGFSGADLANIINEAALLGARKNKEAVTYEDLQEAMERVMAGPQRKSRKIGEDEKKIIAYHESGHALMAFLVEGADPLHKVTIVSRGMALGYTMQLPKQDRYIYRKTQFMGRISGMLGGRASEEIAFSEISTGAQDDIKKATQLARDMVTQYGMSGKLGHLTVGRRHHQVFLGRDIAEERNYSEETARLIDEEVKSIIDSCYQVAVDSLRKNKDKLDLLAGKLMEKETMDVSEVRELLGFPTPEAE, encoded by the coding sequence ATGGAAGAGCAAAACGATTTTGAGATGAAAGAGATCAAAAAAAAGCTTACGCGGAAAAAGACCTCTCCAGGTAAAGGCCCCATGAAAAAGGGGAACAACAATATGCCCGACAGGTTCGTATGGGTGCTTATCATCGCCGGGCTTTTGATGATATTCCAGTGGGTGTTCGCTTCGCTCGAAGAGACCGCGGGAGAACTTACATACAAGGTTTTCTATGGCATGGTGGAAGCCAATCCCGATAACGGGGATATTGTTTCGGCCGTAAAAATAGATGATCGCGTTATGGGGAAACTAAGTAGCGGCAAAAGGTTCATCGTGAACATAATTCCCGGGGATAAGGACCTGGTGGACCTTATGCGACGCAATATACCGGATTTTGACGTTAGGCCGCCGCAGACCTTCCTGTCGAACCTGTTCTATTCTCTCGGGCCCATGATACTTTTCATACTGTTCCTGTGGTTCTTCATCTACAGGGGCGCGGCATCCGGCGGGGGGAAAATGCTTTCTTTCGGTAAGTCCAAGGCAAGACTGGCTACCGCGGACAAAAGAAAAGTGACCTTTAACGATGTGGCCGGGATAGAAGAGGCCAAGGAAGAGCTCAAAGAGGTCATAGAGTTCCTCAAGGACCCGAGAAAATTCCAGAGACTGGGCGGGAAAATGCCCAAAGGCGTGCTTCTTATGGGCCCTCCGGGTACAGGGAAGACATTATTGGCTAAGGCCGTGGCAGGAGAGGCCAATGTGCCGTTTTTCAGTATGTCAGGCTCGGACTTCGTGGAAATGTTCGTTGGAGTAGGCGCGTCCAGGGTGCGCGATCTTTTCGAGCAGGCGAAAAAGTCAGTTAAAGCCAGCCAGAAGGGGTGCATACTGTTCATTGATGAGATAGACGCGGTGGGCAGGCAGAGATTTTCCGGTATAGGCGGCGGACACGATGAAAGAGAACAGACCCTTAACGCCCTTCTCTCCGAGATGGATGGGTTTGATACGGCTACCGGCGTTATATTGATAGCCGCTACCAACAGACCGGATGTGCTGGATTCGGCGCTTCTTCGGCCTGGGCGATTTGATCGACAGATAGTCGTCGACCTGCCGGATATCGTAGGAAGGAATGACATACTCAAGGTCCATGCCGGGAATATCCTTATGGAGAAGGGGTTGGACCTCTACAAGATCGCGCAACAAACGGCAGGGTTCTCCGGTGCGGACCTGGCGAATATAATAAATGAAGCGGCCCTTCTCGGGGCAAGGAAGAACAAGGAAGCGGTCACGTACGAGGACCTCCAGGAGGCCATGGAACGGGTGATGGCCGGGCCCCAACGCAAATCGAGAAAGATCGGAGAGGACGAAAAGAAGATAATCGCGTACCACGAATCCGGACACGCGCTTATGGCGTTCCTTGTGGAAGGTGCGGACCCGTTGCACAAAGTGACCATAGTGTCCCGGGGTATGGCGCTTGGATATACTATGCAGCTTCCCAAGCAGGATAGGTATATATACAGGAAAACACAGTTCATGGGAAGGATATCCGGTATGCTCGGGGGGCGTGCCAGCGAAGAGATCGCTTTCAGCGAGATATCCACCGGGGCCCAGGACGACATAAAGAAAGCTACGCAGCTCGCGAGGGATATGGTGACCCAGTACGGCATGAGCGGGAAACTGGGGCATTTGACCGTGGGACGCAGGCATCACCAGGTGTTCCTGGGCAGGGATATCGCGGAGGAACGCAATTACAGCGAGGAAACGGCCAGGTTGATAGATGAAGAGGTCAAGTCCATCATAGATAGTTGCTATCAGGTCGCTGTCGATAGTTTAAGGAAGAATAAGGATAAACTTGATCTTCTGGCCGGTAAACTCATGGAGAAAGAGACCATGGATGTTTCAGAGGTAAGAGAGCTTCTGGGATTCCCGACGCCGGAAGCGGAATAG
- the tilS gene encoding tRNA lysidine(34) synthetase TilS translates to MGKSRITVFVNSVRETIANYHMFERGDRVMIAVSGGADSVCLARILDYLGTGLKIEMAIANLDHGIRGAESQRDSAFVRDLATDMGLEYVHKRVKISGGGKKKMSLEEAAREERYMFLTEEARARGYNVVATGHTLDDQAETVLMRVISGSSIAGLTGIPPVRISGETRIVRPLIRSQRSDILAFLGEMKQGYVEDSSNQDPRFMRNRVRKDLLPGLAAYNPQIRRSLANMADSLREDLALLSRDRMDAAGRRDDGRLELADILSQPRAIRKEILKQMFLASGGNAKRLTYRHWMDMDRLLRTGAERASLDLPGDVSIIKTRKDLHFKKVTGRGKTRSKD, encoded by the coding sequence ATGGGTAAGAGCAGGATAACTGTTTTTGTGAATAGTGTCAGGGAGACTATCGCGAATTACCATATGTTCGAACGCGGGGACAGGGTGATGATAGCTGTCTCCGGCGGAGCTGATTCGGTATGTCTTGCCAGGATACTTGATTATCTTGGAACGGGACTGAAAATAGAAATGGCCATAGCTAACCTGGACCATGGTATACGCGGGGCCGAATCACAAAGGGATTCGGCATTTGTTAGGGACCTGGCCACTGACATGGGGCTGGAATATGTACATAAAAGGGTCAAGATATCCGGTGGTGGTAAAAAGAAGATGTCCCTTGAAGAAGCGGCCAGGGAGGAAAGATATATGTTCCTGACCGAGGAAGCCCGCGCGCGTGGGTACAATGTGGTCGCTACGGGACATACCCTTGATGATCAGGCGGAAACGGTACTGATGCGGGTCATATCGGGTTCGTCCATTGCCGGGCTTACGGGTATCCCCCCGGTGCGGATATCCGGGGAGACCCGGATAGTACGTCCGCTTATACGTTCTCAAAGAAGTGATATCCTGGCTTTCCTGGGAGAAATGAAACAAGGTTATGTGGAAGATAGTTCGAACCAGGACCCGAGATTCATGCGTAACAGGGTAAGAAAGGACCTGCTGCCAGGTCTCGCGGCTTATAACCCCCAGATACGGCGCAGTCTCGCGAATATGGCCGATTCTCTTCGTGAGGACCTGGCCCTTCTTTCTCGTGATCGTATGGACGCCGCTGGCCGGCGGGATGATGGCCGGCTGGAGCTGGCAGACATCCTTTCCCAACCGCGCGCTATCAGGAAAGAGATATTGAAACAGATGTTCCTGGCTTCGGGGGGTAACGCGAAGAGGCTGACGTACCGGCATTGGATGGATATGGACAGGTTGTTGCGTACGGGCGCGGAGAGGGCTTCCTTGGACCTGCCCGGAGATGTAAGTATAATAAAAACCAGGAAAGACCTGCACTTCAAGAAGGTCACGGGTCGAGGCAAGACGCGCAGTAAGGACTGA
- a CDS encoding epoxyqueuosine reductase QueH, giving the protein MTVLLHICCGVCAAGVIERLLIEGYEVTGFFYGPNIHPEDEYRKRLDSAEKVARHFDIELVEAIYDREKWFEMVKGVEGEKEGGLRCQACFSMRLEKTFDQMKKKGFDRFATTLTVSPHKDAVVINRIGTSLAGDRFIEADFKKKGGFQRAVELAKEIGIYHQDYCGCIYSLEESYKRKKNKE; this is encoded by the coding sequence ATGACGGTATTATTGCATATATGTTGCGGGGTATGCGCGGCGGGGGTCATAGAGCGTCTTCTGATCGAGGGATATGAGGTCACGGGATTTTTTTACGGTCCGAACATACACCCGGAAGATGAATACAGGAAAAGGCTCGACAGCGCGGAGAAGGTAGCAAGGCATTTTGACATAGAACTTGTCGAAGCTATCTATGACAGGGAAAAATGGTTCGAAATGGTAAAAGGAGTGGAGGGAGAGAAGGAAGGCGGGCTAAGATGTCAGGCCTGCTTTTCCATGCGGCTTGAAAAGACGTTCGACCAGATGAAGAAAAAAGGGTTCGATCGTTTCGCGACCACGCTTACCGTAAGTCCGCATAAGGACGCGGTCGTGATAAACCGGATAGGGACTTCTCTCGCCGGGGACAGGTTCATAGAGGCGGATTTCAAGAAAAAAGGCGGGTTCCAGCGGGCAGTGGAACTGGCGAAAGAGATAGGGATCTATCACCAGGATTATTGCGGATGCATATATAGTCTTGAGGAGAGTTACAAGAGGAAAAAGAACAAAGAATAA